Proteins from a single region of Mucilaginibacter daejeonensis:
- a CDS encoding Rv1355c family protein — protein MTDNLSTIYPNSATDLVFRPLFFRLALADDKKALDTLIFDGKILHTHNEIYTQLQELIKSMYPAERITPDRYSQLIEAHLNGTPADEYGVWVYYPWNGRLVHLLDEEEFVEVRTNRNRLKITRSEQRLLKQKKIGVVGLSVGQSIALTLAMERTCGELRLADFDTAELSNLNRLRTGVHNMGIKKTVIAAREIAEIDPYIHVKLYHDGLTKENMDDFFTADGKLDLFIEVCDGMDIKIESRFKARELQIPVVMDTNDRGMLDVERFDLEPERPILHGLADGLDPDNIKDLSNEDKIPYILKMVGAETISTRLKASMMEVQQSINTWPQLASSVVLGGALTTDVCRRILLDQFRSSGRYYVDLDELVKDEEILSTEVDPSYIGPPELTEEDMLKAAEQIEGSTEGITLDQNIATQIAQAGVIAPSGGNAQPWKLLYTDKGLLVFHDAHHSHSFLDFEHLGSYVAIGALVENVAIKASTFGLNIKTEYFPLQGDRTLAARVIFTEASSAAYEPALEKGLNIRVTNRDKVEKERLAPPVADQLISVTEAYDGAKLQLITDDQLMKQVGDLAARAEMMRILHPRGHYDTFTNELRWSTEEAERTLNGLDVNTLGASKGEIAALGVAKDAKAIAFLREQQGGIAFTKMVNNAIAYSSAIGIVTMPQYSAEDFVKGGRAVERLWIEANLAGLSFQPVAQLVFMTARTTYDAPATTEQEKLYHAEVSQLQQQLHALLPQIGEQQPVFMFRLAKGGQPKARSLRRPLSATFSYKV, from the coding sequence ATGACCGATAATCTTTCTACCATATACCCAAATTCGGCAACAGATCTGGTATTCCGCCCGTTGTTCTTCAGGCTGGCCCTTGCTGACGATAAAAAAGCATTAGATACGCTCATCTTCGATGGGAAGATCCTGCATACGCATAACGAGATATACACACAACTTCAGGAACTGATCAAAAGCATGTACCCGGCGGAGCGTATCACGCCCGATCGGTACAGCCAGCTGATCGAAGCCCATTTGAACGGCACACCAGCCGATGAGTACGGCGTATGGGTATATTACCCTTGGAACGGCCGCCTGGTACACCTGTTGGACGAGGAAGAATTTGTGGAAGTACGTACCAACCGTAACCGCTTAAAGATCACCCGTAGCGAACAGAGACTGTTGAAGCAGAAAAAGATCGGCGTGGTTGGTCTATCAGTAGGGCAGTCCATAGCGCTTACCCTGGCTATGGAGCGCACTTGTGGCGAACTTCGCCTGGCTGATTTTGACACGGCCGAGCTAAGCAACCTGAACCGCTTGCGTACCGGCGTGCACAACATGGGCATCAAAAAAACGGTGATCGCTGCCCGTGAGATAGCCGAGATCGATCCTTACATCCACGTGAAATTATATCACGATGGTTTGACCAAAGAGAACATGGACGATTTCTTCACCGCTGACGGCAAGCTTGACCTGTTCATTGAGGTGTGCGATGGCATGGATATTAAGATCGAGAGCCGTTTCAAAGCTCGCGAGCTGCAGATACCGGTGGTGATGGATACCAACGATCGCGGTATGCTTGATGTGGAGCGCTTTGACCTCGAACCTGAGCGCCCGATATTACATGGCCTTGCGGACGGCCTCGACCCCGACAACATCAAAGACCTTTCTAACGAAGACAAGATACCTTACATCCTGAAGATGGTAGGCGCCGAGACCATCTCGACCCGCTTAAAAGCTTCGATGATGGAGGTGCAGCAATCGATCAATACCTGGCCGCAACTGGCCTCGTCGGTAGTACTGGGCGGCGCCTTAACCACTGATGTGTGCCGACGGATACTGCTGGACCAGTTCCGTTCGTCGGGTAGATATTATGTTGACCTTGACGAACTAGTGAAGGATGAGGAAATATTGTCAACAGAGGTCGATCCTTCATATATCGGTCCGCCGGAGCTGACCGAGGAAGATATGCTGAAAGCTGCCGAGCAGATCGAGGGTAGCACTGAAGGCATCACGCTTGATCAGAATATTGCTACGCAGATCGCGCAGGCCGGTGTGATCGCGCCATCGGGTGGTAACGCCCAGCCTTGGAAGCTATTGTACACTGACAAAGGTTTGCTGGTATTCCATGACGCGCACCACTCGCACTCGTTCCTTGATTTTGAGCATTTAGGCTCATATGTAGCCATCGGCGCATTGGTCGAGAACGTGGCCATCAAGGCATCTACTTTTGGCTTAAATATCAAGACCGAATATTTCCCGCTGCAAGGCGACCGCACATTGGCAGCACGGGTCATCTTTACCGAGGCAAGTTCTGCGGCCTACGAGCCTGCGTTGGAAAAAGGACTGAACATACGCGTGACCAACCGTGACAAAGTTGAAAAAGAACGACTGGCCCCGCCTGTAGCTGATCAACTGATCAGCGTGACCGAAGCATATGATGGCGCTAAATTGCAGCTCATCACCGATGACCAACTAATGAAGCAAGTGGGCGATCTGGCGGCCCGTGCCGAGATGATGCGCATCTTGCACCCACGCGGGCATTACGATACCTTCACTAACGAGCTACGCTGGAGCACCGAAGAAGCTGAACGCACGCTGAACGGCCTCGATGTGAATACTTTGGGCGCCTCTAAAGGCGAGATCGCTGCCTTGGGAGTAGCCAAGGATGCCAAAGCCATAGCCTTTTTGCGTGAACAGCAGGGTGGTATAGCCTTCACCAAAATGGTGAACAACGCCATCGCTTATTCATCGGCTATCGGTATCGTGACCATGCCGCAGTATTCCGCTGAGGATTTCGTGAAAGGTGGCCGGGCGGTGGAGCGTTTATGGATAGAGGCAAACCTTGCAGGGCTTTCGTTCCAGCCGGTGGCGCAATTGGTGTTCATGACGGCCAGGACAACCTATGATGCACCTGCCACTACCGAACAGGAAAAGCTGTATCACGCTGAAGTAAGCCAGTTACAGCAGCAACTACATGCATTATTACCGCAGATCGGCGAACAGCAACCTGTATTCATGTTCAGGCTGGCTAAGGGCGGGCAGCCAAAGGCACGGTCATTGCGCAGGCCACTTTCAGCAACGTTCAGTTATAAAGTTTAG